DNA sequence from the Prolixibacter sp. SD074 genome:
AAGTTCACATTAAAAAAATTCACGCGGATCAGTTACACGGCCGGTAACTGCAGCTGCTGCAGCCATGATGGGACTGGCCAGCATCGTGCGGGCACCCGGTCCCTGACGTCCTTCGAAGTTCCGGTTCGAAGTAGAAACAGCGTATTTCCCTGCCGGAATTTTGTCTTCGTTCATGGCCAGACAAGCAGAACATCCCGGTTGTCGAAGCTCAAAACCGGCTTCTTCCAGAATTTCGACCAGCCCTTCTTCCCGGATCTGATCTTCCACCTGGTGTGAACCCGGTACCAGCCAGGCCGTAATATTATCGGCTTTTTTCTTACCTTTTACAAACTGTGTAAAAGCACGGAAGTCTTCAATCCGGCCATTGGTACAACTACCGATGAATACGTAGTCGACCTGCTTGCCCATCATCTGATCTCCGGGATGGAATCCCATATATTCCAGTGATTTATTGAAGGTAAAGCGGTCGCTTTTACCCATATCGTCACCGGTTGGGATATTACCATCGACGCCGACTCCCATTCCGGGATTGGTACCATAAGTAATCATTGGAGAAATATCGGCTGCATCGAAGTTGTATTCCGAATCGTATACAGCATTGTCATCCGATCTCAGGTTTTTCCAGTAAGCAAGTTTTTTCTCCCACTCTTCACCTTTGGGAGCAAACTCACGTCCTTTGATATATTCAAAAGTTACTTCATCCGGAGCAATCATACCACCACGGGCGCCACTTTCAATGCTCATGTTGCAAAGGGTCATCCTTCCTTCCATCGAAAGACTGCGAATGGCCGAACCGGTATATTCGATGAAGTGTCCGGTACCACCGGAAGTTGAAATTTGAGAAATAATGTAA
Encoded proteins:
- the leuC gene encoding 3-isopropylmalate dehydratase large subunit; this translates as MSSEAKTLFDKIWDAHVVEHVDSGPDVLYIDRHLIHEVTSPVAFGGLERRGLKVFRPENTVATPDHNVPTEGQELPIKEMLSRKQVDTLTANCQKHNIDLYGLNHPYHGIVHVIGPELGITQPGMTIVCGDSHTSTHGAFGSIAFGIGTSEVEMVFASQCILQPKPKKMRINVDGELHKGVTAKDIALYIISQISTSGGTGHFIEYTGSAIRSLSMEGRMTLCNMSIESGARGGMIAPDEVTFEYIKGREFAPKGEEWEKKLAYWKNLRSDDNAVYDSEYNFDAADISPMITYGTNPGMGVGVDGNIPTGDDMGKSDRFTFNKSLEYMGFHPGDQMMGKQVDYVFIGSCTNGRIEDFRAFTQFVKGKKKADNITAWLVPGSHQVEDQIREEGLVEILEEAGFELRQPGCSACLAMNEDKIPAGKYAVSTSNRNFEGRQGPGARTMLASPIMAAAAAVTGRVTDPREFF